One segment of Enterobacter ludwigii DNA contains the following:
- the tssB gene encoding type VI secretion system contractile sheath small subunit: MSNSSFQSEIPKARINLKLDLHTGGASKKTELPLKLLVAGDFSNGQETAPLSERKKVNLNKNNFDSVLSEYSPIVNITVKNTLAGDGSEDNINLAFQSINDFSPEQVSRQIPQLKAMLSMRNLLRDLKANLLDNQAFRKELEKILLDPALSAELRAELSALAPKQP; this comes from the coding sequence ATGTCTAACTCTTCTTTTCAGTCCGAAATACCCAAGGCACGTATTAATTTAAAGCTTGATTTGCATACGGGCGGAGCGAGCAAGAAAACTGAGCTCCCCCTGAAATTACTGGTGGCGGGAGACTTCAGTAATGGTCAGGAGACTGCACCACTATCGGAGCGCAAAAAAGTTAATCTGAATAAAAACAACTTTGACTCTGTACTTTCCGAATATTCCCCAATCGTAAATATTACCGTTAAAAACACGCTTGCTGGTGATGGCAGTGAGGACAACATCAATCTGGCATTCCAGAGTATTAATGATTTCTCTCCGGAGCAGGTTTCGCGGCAAATACCTCAGCTGAAGGCCATGCTTTCCATGCGCAATTTGCTTCGCGATTTAAAAGCAAACCTGCTTGATAACCAGGCTTTCCGAAAAGAGCTGGAAAAAATTCTTCTCGATCCTGCATTAAGTGCAGAACTCAGAGCCGAACTCTCAGCCCTGGCTCCGAAACAGCCATAA
- a CDS encoding helix-turn-helix domain-containing protein, with protein MTEQIDYQIEKYRFTEANEPPRLTRQWADVLSECQAIQAGAEARLRIALTNVDYVTSFELPFRLLLVRTPQLIAGLRDELQLSQKNVIFNGKRFGCVWSVKSDLSDVPDVFQYHLSTRIRRMEATQLTAESFLQIAKEIKPPTERLKRALLSGLEVTALDALFWFGIQRIAAEVSRLRKAGMRITTAEKQVFDNLTGTTRLVPVYRRADESMVSPAGMQRQE; from the coding sequence GTGACAGAGCAAATCGATTATCAGATTGAAAAATACAGATTTACCGAGGCGAATGAACCTCCGCGTCTTACCCGTCAGTGGGCCGACGTTTTAAGCGAGTGCCAGGCGATCCAGGCCGGGGCCGAGGCGCGTCTGCGTATTGCCCTGACCAATGTCGATTACGTTACCAGCTTTGAGCTGCCTTTCCGCCTGCTGCTCGTGCGGACACCTCAGTTAATTGCCGGCTTGCGTGATGAACTGCAGCTCAGCCAGAAGAATGTCATTTTTAACGGGAAACGGTTTGGCTGTGTCTGGAGCGTGAAGTCCGATTTGAGCGATGTACCTGACGTTTTTCAATATCATCTGTCCACACGTATACGGCGAATGGAAGCGACACAATTGACCGCGGAATCTTTTCTGCAGATAGCCAAAGAAATTAAGCCCCCCACGGAACGTCTGAAGCGTGCTTTGTTAAGTGGTCTGGAGGTAACCGCGCTTGATGCGCTGTTTTGGTTTGGGATCCAGCGGATTGCTGCTGAGGTGTCGCGTCTGAGAAAGGCCGGAATGAGAATTACCACTGCGGAAAAACAGGTATTTGATAATCTTACCGGAACCACTCGCCTTGTGCCGGTGTATCGGCGCGCCGATGAGAGCATGGTGTCCCCTGCAGGAATGCAACGGCAGGAATGA
- a CDS encoding WbuC family cupin fold metalloprotein has product MKQITLSDLKQQSEAAANAPRLRAHRNFHPELSDPVQRLAIAMEPGTYVRPHRHPHTFELLLPLRGRFVVLNFDDQGIVTRRVVLGEACMALEMEAGTWHAVLSLDHGGVIFEVKHGGYQPVADEDFVTWAPAEGEPGTAALMAWYKQVQPGDAAWKA; this is encoded by the coding sequence ATGAAACAAATCACGCTCTCCGATTTGAAGCAACAAAGTGAAGCGGCGGCTAACGCCCCGCGTTTACGCGCACATCGTAACTTTCATCCTGAACTGAGCGACCCGGTTCAGCGGCTGGCCATCGCGATGGAACCTGGCACCTATGTTCGCCCTCATCGTCATCCGCATACCTTTGAGCTGTTACTTCCCCTTCGCGGGCGTTTTGTCGTGCTGAATTTTGACGACCAGGGCATCGTCACCCGTCGCGTCGTATTAGGTGAAGCGTGTATGGCGCTGGAGATGGAGGCGGGAACCTGGCATGCCGTGCTGTCACTGGATCACGGCGGCGTTATTTTTGAAGTTAAACACGGTGGCTATCAACCGGTGGCTGATGAGGATTTCGTTACCTGGGCCCCCGCCGAGGGAGAGCCCGGTACAGCCGCGCTGATGGCATGGTATAAACAGGTACAGCCTGGCGATGCGGCCTGGAAAGCATAG
- the lpxP gene encoding kdo(2)-lipid IV(A) palmitoleoyltransferase yields the protein MLSQSKFKRAFLHPRYWFTWFGLGVLWLLVQLPYPVIRILGSRLGSASRHFLKRRESIARKNLELCFPQYNAEQREKLIAENFKSIGMALLETGMAWFWSDERVRKWFDVEGLDNLKRAQLQNRGVMVVGVHFMSLELGGRVMGLCQPMMATYRPHNSAVMEWVQTRGRMRSNKAMISRNNLRGMVGALKKGEAVWFAPDQDYGRKGSSFAPFFAVKDVATTNGTFVISRLSGASMLTVTMVRKADKSGYRLHISPEMANYPENEGEAATFINKVIEMEIMRAPEQYLWMHRRFKTRPLGEASLYI from the coding sequence ATTTTGTCACAATCCAAATTCAAACGCGCGTTTCTGCACCCGCGTTACTGGTTCACATGGTTTGGTCTTGGCGTGCTCTGGTTACTGGTTCAGCTTCCTTATCCCGTAATCCGCATTCTGGGCTCCAGGCTTGGCAGCGCATCGCGCCACTTCCTTAAACGTCGTGAGTCTATTGCGCGTAAAAATCTCGAACTTTGCTTTCCACAGTACAATGCGGAACAGCGCGAAAAACTGATTGCTGAAAACTTTAAATCTATCGGCATGGCTCTGCTTGAAACCGGCATGGCATGGTTCTGGTCTGATGAACGTGTTCGTAAATGGTTTGATGTGGAAGGCCTGGATAACCTGAAACGTGCCCAGTTACAAAACCGCGGCGTGATGGTGGTCGGCGTTCATTTTATGTCTCTGGAACTGGGGGGTCGCGTCATGGGGCTTTGCCAGCCAATGATGGCAACCTACCGTCCGCACAACAGCGCTGTGATGGAATGGGTGCAGACACGTGGTCGTATGCGCTCGAATAAGGCGATGATCAGCCGTAACAACCTGCGCGGCATGGTTGGCGCACTGAAAAAAGGTGAGGCCGTCTGGTTCGCACCGGACCAGGATTATGGGCGTAAAGGCAGTAGCTTCGCTCCGTTCTTTGCGGTGAAAGATGTCGCCACGACCAATGGTACCTTTGTGATTTCACGTCTTTCCGGTGCCTCCATGTTGACCGTCACGATGGTCAGAAAAGCGGATAAATCAGGCTATCGCCTGCATATCTCCCCTGAGATGGCTAACTATCCGGAAAACGAAGGCGAAGCCGCTACGTTCATCAATAAAGTTATCGAAATGGAAATCATGCGTGCGCCCGAGCAATATCTCTGGATGCATCGCCGATTCAAAACACGCCCTCTTGGCGAAGCCTCGCTGTATATCTAA
- the ypdK gene encoding membrane protein YpdK codes for MKYFFMGISVIVLVWAGTFALMI; via the coding sequence GTGAAATATTTCTTTATGGGCATTTCGGTGATTGTTTTAGTCTGGGCCGGAACGTTTGCCCTGATGATCTAG
- the alaC gene encoding alanine transaminase, with protein sequence MAEFSPERRFTRIDRLPPYVFNITAELKMAARRRGEDIIDFSMGNPDGPTPPHIVEKLCTVAQRPDTHGYSTSRGIPRLRRAISRWYQDRYQVDIDPESEAIVTIGSKEGLAHLMLATLDHGDTVLVPNPSYPIHIYGAVIAGAQVRSVPLVEGVDFFNELERAIRESYPKPKMMILGFPSNPTAQCVELDFFEKVVALAKRYDVLVVHDLAYADIVYDGWKAPSIMQVPGARDVAVEFFTLSKSYNMAGWRIGFMVGNKTLVNALARIKSYHDYGTFTPLQVAAIAALEGDQQCVHEIAAQYKRRRDVLVKGLHEAGWMVDMPKASMYVWAKIPEPYAAMGSLEFAKKLLQDAKVCVSPGIGFGDYGDTHVRFALIENSDRIRQAVRGIKSMFRADGLLSSKSVTEHHASS encoded by the coding sequence ATGGCTGAATTCAGTCCTGAACGCCGTTTTACGCGTATCGATCGTCTCCCCCCTTATGTATTCAACATCACTGCTGAACTGAAAATGGCTGCGCGTCGGCGCGGCGAAGACATTATCGATTTCAGCATGGGTAACCCTGACGGCCCAACACCGCCGCATATTGTTGAGAAATTATGTACGGTTGCTCAGCGTCCGGATACGCACGGCTACTCTACCTCTCGCGGTATTCCTCGATTACGTCGTGCAATTTCTCGCTGGTATCAGGATCGCTACCAGGTCGATATCGACCCTGAAAGCGAGGCGATTGTCACCATCGGCTCAAAAGAAGGTCTGGCGCACCTGATGCTGGCGACTCTGGATCATGGTGATACCGTACTGGTGCCCAATCCGAGCTACCCGATTCACATTTATGGCGCAGTGATTGCTGGAGCGCAGGTTCGCTCCGTACCACTGGTGGAAGGGGTCGATTTCTTTAACGAACTGGAACGTGCGATTCGTGAAAGCTATCCGAAACCTAAGATGATGATCCTCGGTTTTCCGTCGAACCCGACGGCGCAGTGCGTAGAGCTCGATTTCTTTGAAAAAGTGGTCGCCCTGGCTAAACGTTACGACGTGCTGGTGGTGCATGATTTAGCCTATGCCGATATTGTCTATGACGGCTGGAAAGCCCCTTCGATTATGCAGGTTCCTGGTGCACGCGATGTGGCGGTTGAGTTCTTTACGCTGTCGAAAAGCTACAACATGGCTGGCTGGCGCATCGGCTTTATGGTGGGCAACAAGACGCTGGTGAATGCCCTGGCGCGCATCAAGAGTTATCACGACTACGGTACCTTTACCCCGCTTCAGGTCGCGGCTATTGCAGCACTTGAAGGCGATCAGCAGTGTGTGCATGAGATTGCTGCGCAGTATAAGCGTCGCCGTGATGTGCTGGTCAAAGGGTTGCATGAAGCGGGCTGGATGGTGGACATGCCGAAAGCGTCCATGTACGTCTGGGCTAAAATTCCGGAGCCGTATGCGGCAATGGGATCGCTGGAGTTTGCCAAAAAGCTGCTGCAGGACGCGAAGGTATGTGTCTCGCCGGGCATTGGCTTTGGTGATTATGGCGACACCCATGTGCGATTCGCTCTGATTGAAAACAGTGACCGCATCCGCCAGGCGGTGAGGGGCATCAAGAGTATGTTCCGCGCCGACGGACTTCTCTCATCGAAAAGCGTCACCGAACATCACGCGTCATCATGA
- a CDS encoding sensor histidine kinase: MHEIFNMLLAVFDRAALMLICLFFLIRIRLFRELLHKSAHSPKELLAVTAIFSLFALFSTWSGVPVEGSLVNVRIIAVMSGGILFGPWVGVITGLIAGTHRYLIDIGGVTAIPCFITSIIAGVLSGWINRKIPKKQRWRAGIIAGMVCETLTMILVVVWAPTIALGLDIVSKIGIPMILGSVCIGFIVLLVQSVEGEKEASAARQAKLALDIANKTLPLFRHVNAESLRQVCDIIRRDIHADAVAITNNDHVLAYVGVGEHNYRDNDDTISPTTRQAINYGKIIIKNNDEAHRTPEIHSMLVIPLWEKGVVTGTLKIYYCHAHQITSTLQEMAIGLSQIISTQLEVSRAEQLREMANKAELRALQSKINPHFLFNALNAISSSIRMNPDTARQLIFNLSRYLRYNIELNDDEQIDIKKELYQIKDYIAIEQARFGDKLTVIYDIDEEVNCVIPSLLIQPLVENAIVHGIQPCKGKGVVTISVTESGNRVRIAVRDTGHGIDPKVIERVESNEMPGNKIGLLNVHHRVKLLFGDGLHIHRLEPGTEIAFYVPNERSPVHAATSLLP, from the coding sequence GTGCACGAAATATTCAATATGCTGCTGGCGGTTTTTGACCGTGCGGCATTAATGCTGATTTGCCTGTTTTTCCTCATCCGCATTCGCCTGTTCCGCGAGCTTTTGCACAAGTCTGCGCACTCGCCAAAAGAGCTGCTGGCCGTCACCGCGATCTTCTCGCTGTTCGCGTTGTTCAGCACCTGGTCCGGCGTGCCGGTCGAGGGATCGCTGGTTAACGTGCGTATCATTGCCGTCATGTCCGGCGGGATTTTGTTTGGTCCGTGGGTCGGCGTCATCACCGGACTGATTGCCGGTACGCACCGTTACCTGATTGATATCGGTGGCGTGACGGCAATTCCCTGTTTTATTACCAGTATTATTGCCGGGGTACTGTCAGGATGGATTAACCGCAAGATCCCGAAAAAGCAGCGCTGGCGCGCCGGGATCATCGCCGGCATGGTGTGCGAAACGCTGACCATGATCCTGGTGGTGGTGTGGGCCCCCACTATCGCACTGGGGCTGGATATCGTTTCGAAAATCGGTATTCCCATGATCCTCGGCAGCGTCTGCATCGGTTTTATCGTGCTGCTGGTACAAAGCGTTGAGGGAGAAAAAGAGGCCAGTGCCGCGCGTCAGGCCAAGCTGGCGCTGGATATCGCCAACAAAACGCTGCCACTCTTCCGCCATGTGAACGCGGAGTCATTACGTCAGGTCTGCGATATTATCCGCCGCGATATTCATGCCGATGCGGTCGCCATTACCAATAACGACCACGTACTGGCTTACGTCGGCGTCGGGGAACACAATTACCGCGATAATGACGATACCATTAGCCCCACTACCCGACAGGCGATCAACTACGGTAAAATCATCATTAAGAACAATGATGAAGCTCACCGAACGCCGGAAATCCACTCCATGCTGGTGATTCCGCTGTGGGAAAAAGGCGTGGTAACGGGCACACTAAAAATCTACTACTGCCACGCGCACCAGATCACCTCCACGCTTCAGGAGATGGCTATCGGTCTGTCGCAAATTATCTCTACCCAGCTGGAAGTTTCCCGTGCAGAACAGCTGCGCGAGATGGCAAATAAGGCAGAACTGCGCGCGCTTCAGAGCAAAATCAATCCTCATTTTCTGTTTAACGCGCTGAACGCCATCTCGTCCTCCATCCGGATGAATCCGGACACCGCGCGTCAGCTTATATTCAATCTGTCGCGCTACCTGCGCTACAACATTGAACTGAACGATGACGAGCAGATCGACATCAAAAAAGAGCTGTATCAGATCAAGGACTATATCGCGATTGAGCAGGCCCGTTTTGGTGACAAGCTCACGGTGATTTACGATATCGATGAAGAGGTCAACTGTGTGATCCCAAGCCTGCTGATCCAGCCGCTGGTGGAAAACGCGATTGTTCACGGCATTCAGCCGTGTAAAGGTAAAGGCGTGGTCACCATCAGCGTAACCGAAAGCGGTAACCGCGTGCGCATTGCCGTGCGCGATACCGGCCACGGTATTGATCCAAAAGTCATTGAGCGCGTGGAGTCTAACGAAATGCCGGGCAATAAAATTGGACTGCTGAACGTGCACCACCGGGTCAAGCTGTTGTTCGGCGACGGACTGCACATTCACCGTCTCGAACCCGGCACCGAAATTGCTTTTTACGTCCCGAATGAACGCTCCCCCGTTCATGCGGCGACATCACTGTTGCCATAG
- a CDS encoding LytR/AlgR family response regulator transcription factor, with the protein MKVIIVEDEILAQQELSWLIKTHSQMEIVGTFEDGLDVLKFLQHNRVDAIFLDINIPSLDGVLLAQNINQFAHKPFIVFVTAWKEHAVEAFELEAFDYILKPYQESRIVSMLRKLEAAWQQQATPANASPAIRENDTINLVKDERIIVTPIDDIYYAEAHEKMTFVYTRRESYVMAMNITEFCNKLPAAHFFRCHRSFCVNLNKIREIEPWFNNTYILRLKDLDFQVPVSRSKVKEFRQLMHL; encoded by the coding sequence ATGAAAGTCATCATCGTGGAAGATGAAATTCTGGCTCAACAGGAGCTGAGCTGGCTTATCAAAACGCACAGCCAGATGGAGATTGTGGGTACCTTTGAGGATGGTCTGGACGTGCTCAAGTTCTTGCAGCATAACCGGGTCGACGCCATTTTTCTGGATATCAACATTCCATCACTGGACGGTGTATTACTGGCGCAAAATATTAATCAGTTTGCCCATAAGCCGTTTATTGTTTTCGTTACCGCCTGGAAAGAGCACGCCGTAGAAGCCTTCGAACTGGAAGCGTTTGACTATATTCTGAAGCCTTACCAGGAATCGCGTATTGTCAGCATGCTGCGAAAGCTGGAAGCCGCATGGCAACAACAGGCCACGCCTGCTAACGCAAGCCCGGCGATACGTGAAAACGACACCATAAATCTGGTCAAGGATGAACGCATCATCGTGACGCCTATCGACGATATCTACTATGCCGAAGCGCACGAGAAGATGACGTTTGTCTATACACGGCGTGAATCATACGTGATGGCAATGAACATCACCGAGTTTTGCAACAAACTGCCGGCGGCGCACTTTTTCCGCTGTCACCGTTCGTTTTGCGTCAATCTAAACAAGATCCGCGAGATCGAACCGTGGTTTAACAACACCTATATTTTGCGTCTGAAGGATCTTGATTTTCAGGTCCCGGTGAGTCGCAGCAAGGTGAAAGAGTTCCGCCAGCTGATGCATCTGTAA
- the glk gene encoding glucokinase has product MTKYALVGDVGGTNARLALCDVNSGEISRAKTYSGLDYPSLEAVVRVYLEEQQVSIEDGCIAIACPITGDWVAMTNHVWAFSIAEMKKNLGFAHLEIINDFTAVSMAIPMLKPEHLIQFGGTAPVEGKPIAVYGAGTGLGVSHLVHVDQRWVSLPGEGGHVDFAPNSEEEGIILEELRAEIGHVSAERVLSGPGLVNLYRAIVKSDGRLPENLQPKDVTERALADSCIDCRRALSLFCVIMGRFGGNLALTLGTFGGVYIAGGIVPRFLDFFTASGFRGAFEDKGRFRSYVQDIPVYLIVHDNPGLLGSGAHLRQVLGQIL; this is encoded by the coding sequence ATGACAAAGTATGCTTTGGTAGGCGATGTGGGCGGCACGAATGCTCGCCTTGCCCTATGCGATGTAAATAGCGGTGAAATTTCCCGGGCGAAAACCTATTCAGGGCTGGATTATCCAAGTCTTGAGGCCGTTGTTCGGGTCTATCTTGAAGAGCAACAGGTGAGCATCGAAGACGGATGTATCGCCATTGCCTGCCCGATTACCGGTGACTGGGTGGCGATGACCAACCATGTCTGGGCATTTTCCATCGCTGAGATGAAAAAAAACCTTGGTTTTGCGCACCTTGAAATCATCAATGACTTTACTGCCGTATCCATGGCGATCCCGATGCTGAAGCCAGAGCATCTGATTCAATTTGGCGGTACAGCGCCAGTAGAAGGTAAGCCGATTGCGGTCTACGGTGCCGGTACCGGTCTTGGCGTTTCACATCTGGTTCACGTCGACCAGCGCTGGGTAAGCCTGCCGGGTGAGGGCGGTCACGTGGACTTTGCGCCCAACAGCGAAGAAGAGGGCATTATCCTCGAAGAGCTGCGAGCTGAAATCGGCCACGTCTCCGCCGAGCGCGTGCTTTCCGGTCCGGGTCTGGTGAATCTGTACCGTGCGATTGTAAAATCAGACGGCCGTCTGCCGGAAAATCTGCAACCAAAAGATGTGACCGAGCGCGCGCTGGCTGACAGCTGCATCGACTGTCGCCGTGCGCTGTCGCTGTTCTGTGTGATCATGGGACGGTTTGGCGGCAACCTGGCGCTGACGCTGGGCACCTTCGGGGGAGTCTACATCGCGGGCGGGATCGTACCGCGTTTCCTCGACTTCTTTACAGCCTCAGGCTTCCGCGGTGCGTTTGAAGACAAAGGTCGCTTCAGAAGCTATGTGCAGGACATCCCTGTGTACCTGATTGTGCACGATAACCCTGGCCTGCTTGGCTCGGGCGCGCACCTGCGTCAGGTACTGGGTCAAATCCTCTGA
- a CDS encoding ion channel protein gives MLHPRARTMLLLAIPALIIGVASSLVLIVVMKVASVLQAMLWTALPAQLGVSVDSPGWIMLMLTLTGVAVGLVIRFSPGHAGPDPALEPLIGAPVPPSALPGLIIALILGLAGGVSLGPEHPIMAVNIGMAVFLGSRILPRVGALDWTILASAGTIGALFGTPVAAALIFSQTLTSNNDVPLWDKLFAPLMAAAAGALTTSLFFHPHFSLSLPHYGQMHIADIFSGAIVVAIAIALGMIAVWCLPRLHRLMHRLKHPVLILGAGGLMLGVLGAIGGTVTLFKGLDEMQQLAFSQVFSVSDYLLFALVKLAALVVAAACGFRGGRIFPAVFIGVALGLMLHEHVDAVPAAITVSCSILGLVLVVTRDAWLSLFMAAVVVPDSTLFPLLCIVMLPAWLLLAGKPMMMAWRNDK, from the coding sequence ATGCTCCATCCGCGAGCCAGAACCATGCTCTTACTGGCAATACCGGCGCTGATCATTGGCGTTGCCTCAAGTCTGGTGCTCATTGTCGTGATGAAAGTCGCGTCGGTGTTGCAGGCGATGTTATGGACGGCGCTTCCTGCACAACTGGGCGTCAGCGTGGATTCGCCGGGATGGATCATGTTGATGCTGACGCTCACCGGCGTTGCGGTGGGTCTGGTGATCCGCTTTAGCCCCGGGCACGCCGGGCCGGACCCGGCGCTTGAGCCACTGATCGGTGCGCCCGTTCCCCCCTCGGCGCTGCCGGGGCTGATTATCGCGTTGATCCTGGGTCTGGCGGGCGGTGTCAGCCTTGGTCCTGAACATCCCATCATGGCGGTAAACATTGGTATGGCGGTCTTTCTCGGTTCGCGCATTTTACCCCGGGTCGGTGCGCTGGACTGGACCATCCTCGCCTCTGCAGGCACCATCGGGGCGCTTTTCGGCACGCCCGTTGCCGCCGCCCTTATTTTTTCTCAGACGCTTACCAGCAATAACGACGTCCCGCTCTGGGATAAACTCTTTGCGCCGCTGATGGCCGCTGCGGCTGGCGCGCTCACGACCAGTCTTTTTTTCCATCCTCATTTCTCACTCTCTCTGCCCCACTACGGTCAAATGCATATTGCCGATATTTTCAGCGGTGCCATCGTCGTCGCGATCGCCATTGCACTCGGGATGATTGCGGTATGGTGCCTTCCGCGCCTGCACCGTCTGATGCACCGGCTGAAGCACCCGGTGCTGATTCTGGGGGCGGGTGGTCTGATGCTGGGCGTATTAGGGGCTATCGGCGGAACGGTAACGCTGTTTAAAGGCCTTGATGAAATGCAGCAGTTGGCTTTCAGCCAGGTGTTCAGCGTGTCTGATTACCTGCTGTTTGCGCTGGTTAAACTGGCGGCGCTGGTGGTAGCTGCAGCATGTGGGTTCCGCGGTGGGCGTATCTTCCCGGCGGTGTTTATCGGCGTGGCGTTGGGGCTGATGCTGCATGAACATGTGGATGCGGTGCCGGCAGCGATAACGGTCTCTTGCTCAATTCTGGGGCTGGTGCTGGTGGTGACGCGCGATGCGTGGCTGAGCCTGTTTATGGCGGCGGTAGTGGTGCCGGATTCAACGCTCTTCCCCCTGCTCTGTATCGTGATGTTGCCCGCCTGGCTCCTGCTGGCGGGCAAACCGATGATGATGGCCTGGCGAAACGACAAGTAA
- the ipdC gene encoding indolepyruvate decarboxylase produces the protein MRTPYCVADYLLDRLTDCGADHLFGVPGDYNLQFLDHVIDSPDICWVGCANELNASYAADGYARCKGFAALLTTFGVGELSAMNGIAGSYAEHVPVLHIVGAPGTAAQQRGELLHHTLGDGEFRHFYHMSEPITVAQAVLTEQNACYEIDRVLTTMLRERRPGYLMLPADVAKKAATPPVNALTHKQAHADSACLKAFRDAAENKLAMSKRTALLADFLVLRHGLKHALQKWVKEVPMAHATMLMGKGIFDERQAGFYGTYSGSASTGAVKEAIEGADTVLCVGTRFTDTLTAGFTHQLTPAQTIEVQPHAARVGDVWFTGIPMNQAIETLVELCKQHVHAGLMSSSSGAIPFPQPDGSLTQENFWRTLQTFIRPGDIILADQGTSAFGAIDLRLPADVNFIVQPLWGSIGYTLAAAFGAQTACPNRRVIVLTGDGAAQLTIQELGSMLRDKQHPIILVLNNEGYTVERAIHGAEQRYNDIALWNWTHIPQALSLDPQSECWRVSEAEQLADVLEKVAHHERLSLIEVMLPKADIPPLLGALTKALEARNNA, from the coding sequence ATGCGAACCCCATACTGCGTCGCCGATTACCTGCTGGACCGTCTTACAGATTGTGGTGCCGATCATCTGTTTGGCGTGCCGGGCGACTATAACCTGCAGTTTCTCGACCACGTAATAGACAGCCCGGATATTTGTTGGGTGGGCTGTGCCAATGAGCTGAACGCATCCTATGCCGCTGACGGATACGCCCGATGTAAGGGCTTTGCCGCGCTGCTGACCACATTCGGCGTTGGGGAGTTAAGTGCCATGAACGGTATTGCCGGCAGCTATGCCGAGCATGTCCCGGTTTTACATATTGTGGGGGCGCCGGGTACGGCGGCACAGCAAAGGGGAGAGTTGCTGCATCATACGTTGGGGGATGGGGAGTTCCGTCACTTTTATCATATGAGCGAGCCGATCACCGTCGCACAGGCGGTCCTTACCGAACAAAATGCCTGTTATGAAATCGACCGTGTGCTGACAACCATGCTTCGGGAACGTCGCCCCGGTTATCTGATGTTACCCGCCGATGTGGCAAAAAAAGCCGCCACTCCGCCTGTAAACGCTCTCACTCATAAGCAGGCTCATGCCGATAGCGCCTGCCTGAAAGCGTTCCGGGATGCTGCTGAGAACAAACTGGCGATGAGCAAACGTACCGCGCTGCTGGCCGACTTCCTTGTTCTGCGCCATGGCCTGAAGCATGCGCTACAGAAGTGGGTGAAAGAGGTACCGATGGCCCATGCCACCATGCTGATGGGGAAAGGGATATTCGACGAGCGTCAGGCGGGTTTTTACGGTACATACAGTGGTTCAGCCAGCACCGGTGCGGTAAAAGAGGCGATAGAAGGGGCTGACACGGTATTGTGTGTTGGCACGCGTTTTACCGATACCCTGACGGCCGGGTTCACGCACCAGCTTACCCCGGCGCAAACCATTGAAGTCCAGCCGCATGCCGCACGCGTCGGGGATGTCTGGTTTACCGGCATCCCAATGAACCAGGCGATTGAGACGCTGGTCGAACTCTGCAAACAGCACGTGCATGCTGGCCTTATGTCGTCATCATCCGGCGCAATACCGTTCCCGCAGCCGGACGGTTCGCTTACCCAGGAGAATTTCTGGAGAACGTTGCAAACCTTTATTCGCCCGGGGGACATTATCCTTGCCGACCAGGGAACATCCGCCTTCGGCGCGATTGATCTGCGTTTACCGGCTGATGTGAACTTTATCGTCCAGCCGCTGTGGGGCTCGATTGGTTACACGCTGGCGGCGGCGTTTGGTGCACAAACCGCATGCCCGAACCGGCGCGTGATTGTGCTGACGGGGGATGGCGCGGCCCAGCTCACCATTCAGGAACTAGGCTCGATGCTACGTGATAAACAGCACCCCATTATTCTGGTGCTCAACAACGAAGGCTACACGGTTGAGAGGGCTATCCACGGGGCGGAGCAGCGGTATAACGACATTGCTTTGTGGAACTGGACGCACATTCCGCAGGCGTTGAGCCTCGATCCTCAGTCTGAGTGCTGGCGGGTCAGTGAAGCGGAACAGCTGGCGGACGTACTTGAAAAAGTGGCGCACCACGAGCGGCTCTCGTTGATTGAGGTGATGCTCCCGAAAGCGGATATCCCGCCGCTGCTCGGGGCGCTTACCAAAGCTCTGGAAGCGCGTAATAACGCCTGA